The genomic window CTTGGGGGAGTAATTACGGGGCGATTTGTTCTTAAAACTTCTTGAAAATAGTTGATTTCGTTATAGTTGGCGATTACCGCTCCGGCGGACTGTAATAAAACATTTCCTTCTAAATCTATAACAGCAATACTGTCATATATCGGATTATCTTTGATATAGCGGTCCAATATTGCTTGCTTCGCTCTAGTTGAAGTTGCAGCTATAGTTGCCGGATTGTTCAAAATACTTAGTTGGGATAGAGTTTTAATATCTTGGTATTGTTGAACTATAAATTGATTGATTTGGTTAGATAAACCAATTACTCTGGCTTTTTGTTGCTGTTGTAAGTTTTCGGTAATTTTTTCTGTAGTTACATAGGTGGCGATCGCTCCAATTACAATAATTGGGATGACGCTTAGAGCGATTGCTGAAATTGTTGCTTTAGTTTTTAAACTTAATTGCTGACTAAACTTGGCTCGATTTTTTTTTTGTACACTAGCTTTCAATTTGTTCAATTGTTCTTGAAAATTCCTTTTTTCTACCTGTTGCTCGACGGCTGATTCCGGCTCAAAATTTGTACTCATAATATCCTTCCTTTACCCCGCGATTAAGTTTTTAAATTAGGGGAATTAGTAATTTTTTCTACATCTAAAACTATTAAAATTTCATCCCCTTGTGTAATACATTCACTTACATAAGGAGCAAGCCCGGTATATAACTTTGTTGGTGTTTGGCGGCAATGATTGGCAAAGTAAGTTACACCTTTAACCGATTGTACAACTAGCCCTAACTTAACTTGTTTTACCTGAATAATTACAATTTGATACTGTTGAGCAATTGGTTCTGTTCCAGGTAAATTTAACATTTGTGCTAGATTTACTACCCACAGTATTTTGCTGCGCCGATTTAATAATCCTAATACGCATTCCGGCATATTTGGCATGGGGGAAAGGCGAGTTTTGGGAACAATTATTACTTCCTGAGCATACTCCATTAACAATAATGCGGGGGTTTGTTGATTTAAGTAGAAACTTAAATAGCGATCGTCGCATGGCTTAATGGGCGGTGCAATTTGTGTATTCATTAACCCACCACCGATTGAATCGCTACTAATAATTGCTCCTTTGTAAATGGTTTTGTTACGTAAGCATCAGCCCCTTGTTTTTTGCCCCACAATTGGTCTATTTTTCCAGACTTTGAGCTACAAATAATAATTGGTACTTGCTCTGTTGCTGGGTTACTTTTTAGTTGACGGCATAATTCAAAACCACTCATTCCTGGCATAACTACGTCAGTTATAATCGCATCAGGCTGTTGTTTTATCGCCTCAATTAACGCATCTTTGGCATTGTTTGCCATAATTACGGTGTAACCACTATCGCGCAGATAGCCAGCTATCAAGTTTAATAGACTTCGCGTATCATCCACTAACAAAACTGTACTCACAATTTTTTTAATATCCTACTATTCCGATAGATGTCTAAATACAATTTTTAATAAGTCTGACTGAGCAAAAGGTTTAGTTAAATAGCCTGATGCCCCTACAATTCTAGCTTTAACTCTATCGATAATTCCTGTATTTCCCGTCACCATAATAATTGGTGTGGTTTTAAAAAACGAGTGATTTCTTAATAAGCGACATAGCTCGTAGCCATCTATTCCTGCCATTTTTACGTCTAGTAATATCAAGTCTGGTTTGAGCCTAACTATTTGCATCAAAGCCTTAACTGGATCGTTAATTGTAGAAACCGCAAAACTTTCATCATCTAAAAAGTAGCTGATTTCTTTCAACATTGCGGGGCTATCATCTACACAAACAATTTTGTAAGTTTTTTTGTTGGTTGGTGCTTCTGGTAGATTGTTAATTGGTTCGGAAACAACATTCACGCTCTGAGGAGGGCGTGAGGGAATTTGTGGTAATTGAGCAGTAGATGTTGGCGGTAAGGAACTTGCTACAGTAATTTTAGAAGTCGGTATTTTTAAAGCTAATGAATAGTTATTTACTGGGGTTTTTGGCGATTGAATAAAAGGCAACCGATCAAAGGGCGCAGAGGGAGGTTGTAGTAATATATTTCCTGCCTTAATATAGGGGTATAAACTTTGTGCTAACCGTAGTTCATCTTGATTGAGTAAAATTGCTAAATGATGAAAACTAAATCCTTTTAAAATCGCGGTTAATTTTTGGCGTAATTCTGAAGAAAGTTTTTGATTGATGGGCGAAGAAGCTAAGTAAGGACATTGATAAGGCGAAACTATTTCCGGTGCTAAAGCTTGCCAAGCTTGTAATTGCTTTTCCGCATATTTAACTAAACTTGGCAAATCTAATTGACAAAAACCTGAATTTGTCTCCGAAAAACTATGTAACTCATAGCTACCTTCTTCTACCAATAAAAATGATTCAATAACTTCTTTAACCAATCCTTCAATTAAATTTTTTGCTTGCACGTTTGTTAAATGCTGATGTTCGATTAACCAGCAAATAGCTTGATAGTCATTTATATTTAGTTGCTCTCCTCTTGACTCATTTTCAAACATTAACCTTAGCTTTGTGCGAGTATCGCTGCTTAAGGAGGGGATTTTATGAGCTAGGCGGCGTAAATGGCAATCTAGACGATCAAAAGGTTCTACAGAATGAGAAGCGTAAATTATCTTACCTTTATCTAGATAGATCGACCAAGCAACTGAATTGCTAAGTACCTTTAAGTGAGCGCTATCGTAAGAATTTGATAAGTGGGTTAACAAACTGAGCGGGCGTAATTTTTGAAATGTTCCACAGCTAGTCATTTAGCACTTATTCCTTACAGCAAATGTTAGTAATTTCAAGCTTCAAGAAATCCCAAAACTTAAGTTAAGTTAAACTATCTCAATAAAATTAGACTTATTTGCGACCATCACAACTCAAGTTTGGCAGTAGCACTTTTAGTCAAAGCTATAAGTACCTAAGAATAATCTATTATACAAATGATTCTAGATCAAGATTTTCAACCTGTAACATCCAGGAGAAACTTTGCTAATTTTGGCGGGATTCGTTCCCAAATATTTGTATAAAAATATACAGTAATTTTTAGATGGCTGAAATCAAGACTCTGATAGATAATCTAGGCGGTAAAAAAAGAGACTTATTTACCTGTAAGTTAAAAGTCGTCAAGAAAATTTCAACTATTCGGCGCTTAAACAAATGATGTAAGCTAAAAATGAACCATTAATTCAAAATAATTCTTTGTATACCTAAACAGCATGGCAAAATGTAGGCTCGCTGAGACTTAGTATAGTTAGAATCTGTAAAGTAGCTAACCCTATTGTCAGTTAAAAATTATCATGACTACCCCTGCGACTAAATGCAAGTGGATATTAATCAAAAATTCATGCAGACAGACGAACCCATAGTTAAAAACTTAGATCGTTGGCGAGTGGTAGCAGCATCCGTGCTGGGAAAAAGCCATGAAAAAGTAAAGCAACATTGTCAAGATGCCCATCATTGGGAGTTGTTGCCAGAAGGGGTATTAGTAGCAGCCGTAGCAGATGGTGCGGGGAGTGCAAGTTTGGGGAAAGTAGGGGCAATTGTAGCTTCCCAAACCGCCGTTGAAACCATCCGCTTGCAGTATGCAATCAGCAAAAGTGCGGAAGATGAAAACGATCTCAAATGGCAATTATTACTAAGTAACGCCCTAGAAGCGGCGAAAAAAGCTGTAGAAGAAGAAGCTTTCGCCTGTAAAGTTGCGGCTAGAGAATTAGCTACTACTTTAATTATTGTCGTTGCCACCTCAAACCTAATAGCCGCAGTCCAAGTAGGTGACGGCGTAGCGGTGGGGTGCGATCGCACGGGCAACATGATCGCCCTCACCGCACCGCAACGGGGAGAATACGCCAACGAAACAATTTTTTTAGTTTCCCCCCATGCTTTAGAGAATATTCAAGTAAACGTCTGGCGTGGTGTTGTAGCTAATATTGCCATGCTCTCTGACGGACTGCAAATGTTGGCTTTAGAAATGAGTGGAGGTAAACCCCATGCACCCTTTTTTTTCCCAATGTTTCAATTTGTTGCTGATGTTACCGACGAAGGAGACGCTCAAGAGCAATTAGTAGCATTTTTGCGATCGGAACGCATTAGCACGCGGACTGATGACGATCTAACACTTTTACTGGCGACGATAGTCAATTAATGCCATGAGGTTGAAACGTCAACTCGACACCCAAATTATTACTATAGACCCCACCTCAAGCTTAGGACATGGCGGGGAAGCAAAAGTTTATAGCGTGCCGCAAGATGAGACTCTGGTGGCAAAAGTCTATCATAAGCCCACCGAAGCCCATGCCAATAAATTAATGTTGATGCTGGCAAACCCACCCGACAACCCCGCCGCCAGTAAAGATCATATCTCTATTGCTTGGCCTGTGGACGTACTGCGGACAATAGATGAAAAACAAAAAGTAGTGGGTTTTTTGATGACGCGAGTCAAAGAAATGCACTCGCTATTGGACTTTTATAACCCAAAAACCCGTCGCCAAAAGTGTCCCTTTTTTAACTATCTTTATTTGCATCGTACCGCACGCAATCTTGCCGCCGCCTTTGGCGCACTTCACGCTCGCGGTTACTGTATTGGCGATGTGAATGAATCAAATATTTTAGTTAGTAATACAGCTTTAATTACATTAGTAGATACAGATTCTTTTCAAGTTAGAAACGAACGCAACGGCGAAATCTACCGTTGCGCTGTGGGCAAACCAGAATTTACCCCCCCCGAACTCCAGGGGCAGAGTTTCGCCCAGCTAGATCGAGCGCCAGAACACGATTTATTTGGGTTGGCAGTTTTAATATTTCAGTTGTTGATGGAGGGTACACACCCCTTTGCAGGCATCTATCAAGGTAGCGGCGACGCGCCACCCTATGAAACGAGAATAGCTGAAGGTCATTTTGTTTAC from Synechocystis sp. PCC 7509 includes these protein-coding regions:
- a CDS encoding response regulator, with the translated sequence MTSCGTFQKLRPLSLLTHLSNSYDSAHLKVLSNSVAWSIYLDKGKIIYASHSVEPFDRLDCHLRRLAHKIPSLSSDTRTKLRLMFENESRGEQLNINDYQAICWLIEHQHLTNVQAKNLIEGLVKEVIESFLLVEEGSYELHSFSETNSGFCQLDLPSLVKYAEKQLQAWQALAPEIVSPYQCPYLASSPINQKLSSELRQKLTAILKGFSFHHLAILLNQDELRLAQSLYPYIKAGNILLQPPSAPFDRLPFIQSPKTPVNNYSLALKIPTSKITVASSLPPTSTAQLPQIPSRPPQSVNVVSEPINNLPEAPTNKKTYKIVCVDDSPAMLKEISYFLDDESFAVSTINDPVKALMQIVRLKPDLILLDVKMAGIDGYELCRLLRNHSFFKTTPIIMVTGNTGIIDRVKARIVGASGYLTKPFAQSDLLKIVFRHLSE
- a CDS encoding response regulator transcription factor, which produces MSTVLLVDDTRSLLNLIAGYLRDSGYTVIMANNAKDALIEAIKQQPDAIITDVVMPGMSGFELCRQLKSNPATEQVPIIICSSKSGKIDQLWGKKQGADAYVTKPFTKEQLLVAIQSVVG
- a CDS encoding chemotaxis protein CheW gives rise to the protein MNTQIAPPIKPCDDRYLSFYLNQQTPALLLMEYAQEVIIVPKTRLSPMPNMPECVLGLLNRRSKILWVVNLAQMLNLPGTEPIAQQYQIVIIQVKQVKLGLVVQSVKGVTYFANHCRQTPTKLYTGLAPYVSECITQGDEILIVLDVEKITNSPNLKT
- a CDS encoding PP2C family serine/threonine-protein phosphatase, yielding MQVDINQKFMQTDEPIVKNLDRWRVVAASVLGKSHEKVKQHCQDAHHWELLPEGVLVAAVADGAGSASLGKVGAIVASQTAVETIRLQYAISKSAEDENDLKWQLLLSNALEAAKKAVEEEAFACKVAARELATTLIIVVATSNLIAAVQVGDGVAVGCDRTGNMIALTAPQRGEYANETIFLVSPHALENIQVNVWRGVVANIAMLSDGLQMLALEMSGGKPHAPFFFPMFQFVADVTDEGDAQEQLVAFLRSERISTRTDDDLTLLLATIVN